Proteins found in one Gopherus flavomarginatus isolate rGopFla2 chromosome 18, rGopFla2.mat.asm, whole genome shotgun sequence genomic segment:
- the COQ8B gene encoding atypical kinase COQ8B, mitochondrial isoform X1 — translation MWPELRGVLRGAVGEALGGAPAPRRAGVRGPQELVPRKRGGTSGSNGAPQQAPDVSLLGAPPTAPRASGQSAPPTLPAAQTGPRGSGCPGLGPGRLFHRDAALGALAADDIRRAREARQKVGPEEAAGAPRQKLSERARERTVPASRVGRLASFGGLAVGLGIGALAEVAKNSLNAETKTRDGNGSVLGSSPFLSEANAARIVDTLCKVRGAALKIGQMLSIQDNSFLSPQLQRIFARVRQSADFMPAWQTRRVLAEELGQDWREKVASFEETPFAAASIGQVHLGVLRDGMEVAMKIQYPGIAQSIRSDVENLLALLRLSAVLPAGLFADNTLRVLQRELEWECDYRREADCARSFRQLLAGDSFFEVPRVVGELTTRRVLTMELGSGVPLDQCQELPQDVRNEICLNVLHLSLRELFHFRFMQTDANWANFFYDADKHQVTLLDFGASRAFSREFTHHYIEVVKAAADGDRAKVLQKSKDLKFVTGFETKEFEEAHVDTVMILGEPFSTPGLFDFAAQSTTRRVQALIPVMLRHRLTPPPEESYALHRKLAGCFLLCAHLRACIPCHGLFQELYGQYWARERGA, via the exons ATGTGGCcggagctgcggggggtgctgCGAGGCGCCGTGGGTGAGGCGCTGGGGGGGGCCCCGGCCCCACGCAGG GCAGGAGTCCGAGGACCCCAGGAGCTCGTCCCAAGGAAGAGAGGTGGCACATCGGGTTCAAACGGAGCCCCCCAGCAGGCCCCAGACGTGTCTCTGTTaggggcaccccccacagctccaagggcttctggccaatcagctcctcccaccCTGCCCGCGGCACAAACCGGCCCCAGGGGCTCCGGGTGCCCCGGTCTTGGCCCCGGCCGGCTTTTCCACCGAgacgcagcactgggagccctcGCGGCCGACGACATCCGCAGAGCCCGGGAGGCCAGGCAGAAGGTGGGCCCGGAGGAGGcggctggggctcctaggcagaaG CTCAGCGAGAGAGCCCGGGAGCGGACGGTGCCTGCGTCACGCGTCGGTCGGCTCGCCAGCTTCGGAG GTCTAGCGGTGGGGCTGGGCATCGGGGCCCTGGCAGAGGTGGCCAAGAACTCGCTCAATGCGGAGACAAAGACGAGGG ATGGCAACGGCTCcgtcctgggctccagccccttcctgtcgGAGGCCAACGCGGCGCGGATCGTGGACACACTGTGCAAGGTGCGGGGCGCTGCCCTGAAGATCGGGCAGATGCTGAGTATCCAAG ATAATAGCTTCCTCAGTCCCCAGCTGCAGCGGATCTTCGCGCGGGTGCGGCAGAGCGCGGACTTCATGCCGGCCTGGCAGACCAGG AGGGTGCTGGCAGAGGAGCTGGGTCAGGACTGGCGGGAGAAGGTGGCCTCTTTTGAGGAGACGCCCTTTGCAGCAGCGTCCATCGGCCAGGTGCACCTCGGGGTGCTCCGCGACGGGATGGAGGTGGCGATGAAGATCCAG taCCCGGGCATAGCCCAGAGCATCCGGAGCGACGTGGAGAACCTGCTGGCGCTGCTGAGGCTCAGCGCGGTGCTCCCGGCAG gcCTCTTCGCTGACAACACGCTGCGGGTGCTGCAGAGAGAGCTGGAGTGGGAGTGTGACTACCGGCGCGAGGCCGATTGCGCCCGGAGCTTCAG gcagctcctggccGGCGACTCTTTCTTTGAGGTCCCCAGGGTGGTGGGCGAGCTGACGACTCGGCGGGTGCTGACCATGGAGCTAGGGAGCGGCGTCCCCCTGGATCAgtgccaggagctgccccaggacgTCCGGAATGAG ATCTGTCTCAACGTCCTACACCTCAGCCTGCGGGAGCTCTTCCACTTCCGCTTCATGCAGACGGACGCCAACTGGGCCAACTTCTTCTACGACGCTGACAAGCACcag GTGACCTTGCTGGATTTCGGGGCGAGCCGGGCCTTCAGCAGAGAGTTCACCCATCACTACATCGAG GTGGTGAAAGCTGCAGCCGACGGGGACAGGGCcaaggtgctccagaaatccaaAGACCTGAAGTTTGTGACGGGCTTTGAGACCAAG gAGTTCGAGGAGGCGCACGTGGACACGGTGATGATCCTGGGGGAGCCTTTCTCCACCCCGGGACTCTTTGACTTCGCTGCCCAGAGCACCACGCGGCGGGTGCAGGCCCTGATCCCCGTCATGCTGCGCCACCGGCTCACACCGCCCCCCGAGGAGAGCTACGCCCTGCACCGCAAGCTGGCCGGCTGCTTCCTGCTCTGTGCCCACCTGCGCGCCTGCATCCCCTGCCACGGCCTCTTCCAGGAGCTCTACGGGCAGTACTGGGCCCGGGAGCGGGGAGCCTAG
- the COQ8B gene encoding atypical kinase COQ8B, mitochondrial isoform X2: protein MWPELRGVLRGAVGEALGGAPAPRRAGVRGPQELVPRKRGGTSGSNGAPQQAPDVSLLGAPPTAPRASGQSAPPTLPAAQTGPRGSGCPGLGPGRLFHRDAALGALAADDIRRAREARQKVGPEEAAGAPRQKLSERARERTVPASRVGRLASFGGLAVGLGIGALAEVAKNSLNAETKTRDGNGSVLGSSPFLSEANAARIVDTLCKVRGAALKIGQMLSIQDNSFLSPQLQRIFARVRQSADFMPAWQTRRVLAEELGQDWREKVASFEETPFAAASIGQVHLGVLRDGMEVAMKIQYPGIAQSIRSDVENLLALLRLSAVLPAGLFADNTLRVLQRELEWECDYRREADCARSFRVVGELTTRRVLTMELGSGVPLDQCQELPQDVRNEICLNVLHLSLRELFHFRFMQTDANWANFFYDADKHQVTLLDFGASRAFSREFTHHYIEVVKAAADGDRAKVLQKSKDLKFVTGFETKEFEEAHVDTVMILGEPFSTPGLFDFAAQSTTRRVQALIPVMLRHRLTPPPEESYALHRKLAGCFLLCAHLRACIPCHGLFQELYGQYWARERGA from the exons ATGTGGCcggagctgcggggggtgctgCGAGGCGCCGTGGGTGAGGCGCTGGGGGGGGCCCCGGCCCCACGCAGG GCAGGAGTCCGAGGACCCCAGGAGCTCGTCCCAAGGAAGAGAGGTGGCACATCGGGTTCAAACGGAGCCCCCCAGCAGGCCCCAGACGTGTCTCTGTTaggggcaccccccacagctccaagggcttctggccaatcagctcctcccaccCTGCCCGCGGCACAAACCGGCCCCAGGGGCTCCGGGTGCCCCGGTCTTGGCCCCGGCCGGCTTTTCCACCGAgacgcagcactgggagccctcGCGGCCGACGACATCCGCAGAGCCCGGGAGGCCAGGCAGAAGGTGGGCCCGGAGGAGGcggctggggctcctaggcagaaG CTCAGCGAGAGAGCCCGGGAGCGGACGGTGCCTGCGTCACGCGTCGGTCGGCTCGCCAGCTTCGGAG GTCTAGCGGTGGGGCTGGGCATCGGGGCCCTGGCAGAGGTGGCCAAGAACTCGCTCAATGCGGAGACAAAGACGAGGG ATGGCAACGGCTCcgtcctgggctccagccccttcctgtcgGAGGCCAACGCGGCGCGGATCGTGGACACACTGTGCAAGGTGCGGGGCGCTGCCCTGAAGATCGGGCAGATGCTGAGTATCCAAG ATAATAGCTTCCTCAGTCCCCAGCTGCAGCGGATCTTCGCGCGGGTGCGGCAGAGCGCGGACTTCATGCCGGCCTGGCAGACCAGG AGGGTGCTGGCAGAGGAGCTGGGTCAGGACTGGCGGGAGAAGGTGGCCTCTTTTGAGGAGACGCCCTTTGCAGCAGCGTCCATCGGCCAGGTGCACCTCGGGGTGCTCCGCGACGGGATGGAGGTGGCGATGAAGATCCAG taCCCGGGCATAGCCCAGAGCATCCGGAGCGACGTGGAGAACCTGCTGGCGCTGCTGAGGCTCAGCGCGGTGCTCCCGGCAG gcCTCTTCGCTGACAACACGCTGCGGGTGCTGCAGAGAGAGCTGGAGTGGGAGTGTGACTACCGGCGCGAGGCCGATTGCGCCCGGAGCTTCAG GGTGGTGGGCGAGCTGACGACTCGGCGGGTGCTGACCATGGAGCTAGGGAGCGGCGTCCCCCTGGATCAgtgccaggagctgccccaggacgTCCGGAATGAG ATCTGTCTCAACGTCCTACACCTCAGCCTGCGGGAGCTCTTCCACTTCCGCTTCATGCAGACGGACGCCAACTGGGCCAACTTCTTCTACGACGCTGACAAGCACcag GTGACCTTGCTGGATTTCGGGGCGAGCCGGGCCTTCAGCAGAGAGTTCACCCATCACTACATCGAG GTGGTGAAAGCTGCAGCCGACGGGGACAGGGCcaaggtgctccagaaatccaaAGACCTGAAGTTTGTGACGGGCTTTGAGACCAAG gAGTTCGAGGAGGCGCACGTGGACACGGTGATGATCCTGGGGGAGCCTTTCTCCACCCCGGGACTCTTTGACTTCGCTGCCCAGAGCACCACGCGGCGGGTGCAGGCCCTGATCCCCGTCATGCTGCGCCACCGGCTCACACCGCCCCCCGAGGAGAGCTACGCCCTGCACCGCAAGCTGGCCGGCTGCTTCCTGCTCTGTGCCCACCTGCGCGCCTGCATCCCCTGCCACGGCCTCTTCCAGGAGCTCTACGGGCAGTACTGGGCCCGGGAGCGGGGAGCCTAG
- the COQ8B gene encoding atypical kinase COQ8B, mitochondrial isoform X3: protein MWPELRGVLRGAVGEALGGAPAPRRAGVRGPQELVPRKRGGTSGSNGAPQQAPDVSLLGAPPTAPRASGQSAPPTLPAAQTGPRGSGCPGLGPGRLFHRDAALGALAADDIRRAREARQKVGPEEAAGAPRQKLSERARERTVPASRVGRLASFGGLAVGLGIGALAEVAKNSLNAETKTRDGNGSVLGSSPFLSEANAARIVDTLCKVRGAALKIGQMLSIQDNSFLSPQLQRIFARVRQSADFMPAWQTRYPGIAQSIRSDVENLLALLRLSAVLPAGLFADNTLRVLQRELEWECDYRREADCARSFRQLLAGDSFFEVPRVVGELTTRRVLTMELGSGVPLDQCQELPQDVRNEICLNVLHLSLRELFHFRFMQTDANWANFFYDADKHQVTLLDFGASRAFSREFTHHYIEVVKAAADGDRAKVLQKSKDLKFVTGFETKEFEEAHVDTVMILGEPFSTPGLFDFAAQSTTRRVQALIPVMLRHRLTPPPEESYALHRKLAGCFLLCAHLRACIPCHGLFQELYGQYWARERGA from the exons ATGTGGCcggagctgcggggggtgctgCGAGGCGCCGTGGGTGAGGCGCTGGGGGGGGCCCCGGCCCCACGCAGG GCAGGAGTCCGAGGACCCCAGGAGCTCGTCCCAAGGAAGAGAGGTGGCACATCGGGTTCAAACGGAGCCCCCCAGCAGGCCCCAGACGTGTCTCTGTTaggggcaccccccacagctccaagggcttctggccaatcagctcctcccaccCTGCCCGCGGCACAAACCGGCCCCAGGGGCTCCGGGTGCCCCGGTCTTGGCCCCGGCCGGCTTTTCCACCGAgacgcagcactgggagccctcGCGGCCGACGACATCCGCAGAGCCCGGGAGGCCAGGCAGAAGGTGGGCCCGGAGGAGGcggctggggctcctaggcagaaG CTCAGCGAGAGAGCCCGGGAGCGGACGGTGCCTGCGTCACGCGTCGGTCGGCTCGCCAGCTTCGGAG GTCTAGCGGTGGGGCTGGGCATCGGGGCCCTGGCAGAGGTGGCCAAGAACTCGCTCAATGCGGAGACAAAGACGAGGG ATGGCAACGGCTCcgtcctgggctccagccccttcctgtcgGAGGCCAACGCGGCGCGGATCGTGGACACACTGTGCAAGGTGCGGGGCGCTGCCCTGAAGATCGGGCAGATGCTGAGTATCCAAG ATAATAGCTTCCTCAGTCCCCAGCTGCAGCGGATCTTCGCGCGGGTGCGGCAGAGCGCGGACTTCATGCCGGCCTGGCAGACCAGG taCCCGGGCATAGCCCAGAGCATCCGGAGCGACGTGGAGAACCTGCTGGCGCTGCTGAGGCTCAGCGCGGTGCTCCCGGCAG gcCTCTTCGCTGACAACACGCTGCGGGTGCTGCAGAGAGAGCTGGAGTGGGAGTGTGACTACCGGCGCGAGGCCGATTGCGCCCGGAGCTTCAG gcagctcctggccGGCGACTCTTTCTTTGAGGTCCCCAGGGTGGTGGGCGAGCTGACGACTCGGCGGGTGCTGACCATGGAGCTAGGGAGCGGCGTCCCCCTGGATCAgtgccaggagctgccccaggacgTCCGGAATGAG ATCTGTCTCAACGTCCTACACCTCAGCCTGCGGGAGCTCTTCCACTTCCGCTTCATGCAGACGGACGCCAACTGGGCCAACTTCTTCTACGACGCTGACAAGCACcag GTGACCTTGCTGGATTTCGGGGCGAGCCGGGCCTTCAGCAGAGAGTTCACCCATCACTACATCGAG GTGGTGAAAGCTGCAGCCGACGGGGACAGGGCcaaggtgctccagaaatccaaAGACCTGAAGTTTGTGACGGGCTTTGAGACCAAG gAGTTCGAGGAGGCGCACGTGGACACGGTGATGATCCTGGGGGAGCCTTTCTCCACCCCGGGACTCTTTGACTTCGCTGCCCAGAGCACCACGCGGCGGGTGCAGGCCCTGATCCCCGTCATGCTGCGCCACCGGCTCACACCGCCCCCCGAGGAGAGCTACGCCCTGCACCGCAAGCTGGCCGGCTGCTTCCTGCTCTGTGCCCACCTGCGCGCCTGCATCCCCTGCCACGGCCTCTTCCAGGAGCTCTACGGGCAGTACTGGGCCCGGGAGCGGGGAGCCTAG